The nucleotide window AAGAAAGCCCATGGGGCGGAGCTTCCACGGAAGAGCTAAAGCTGCTCCCGTCCTGGGACTGGGAGCGAAGCCAATCTGCGCTCGTAGTAACAGGCCTCGATGACCGCGGTATCGCGGTCTGGGGCAAGCAGATTAGCGCAGCTGAGGAGTAAGGAGCGAGCTGCCGCTCTAAGAGTGCACAAGTAGTGAGGGGGCGGAAGGAGCCGCAGGAGCGAGTTTGGCATCCGATTTCAACCGCCAAGAGCGGTGGGAAAAAGAAATCGGAGGACAAGAGAGCGCCAAGGCCCTACCACCACCGAACGTCCGCTGTGTACCTAAAGCTGCCTATAGCTCGGTAGCCAGCACAGCATTACGTGGGGAGAGTTGACCCTGCGAAGCGGTCAACCCCATAAGACCGAGCCAATAAAAAGGCTCGAAGTAAGGTTGTAATCCAGCGAGCATTTTAAGAGCGAGCTACCGCTCTAAGGGTGCACAAGCAGTGAGGGGGAGGAAGGAGCCGCAGGAGCGAGTTTGGCATCCGATTTCAACCGCCAGGAGCGGTGAAAAAAGAAATCGGAGGACAAGAGAGCCCCAAGGCCCTACCACCCCCGAACGCCCGCTGTGCACCACCCGAAAAGGTTTTCGCTTTTTTCGCAATGGGGTTACATCCCTAACTACGAGCCAAACAACATTTGAAAGGGGAGCATTCCCATGACTGATTCCATTACATTTACTAATCCCATCCTGGAGCAGCGCGCTGATCCGTGGGTGTACCGTCATACGGACGGTTACTATTACTTTTCCGCATCCGTACCTGCCTTCGATCGAATTGAGATTCGGCGAGCAGAGACGTTGGAAGCGTTGAGAGATGCTGAGCCGGTAACGGCTTGGACCAAGCGTGATACTGGGCCGATGAGTGCCAACATCTGGGCACCGGAAATTCATTTTATCGATGGCAAATGGTACATACATTACGCTGCGGCTCACACCAGTGAGACTAACGAAGGCCTGTTCGATCATCGGATGTATGTTCTGGAGAACGATTCTGCCAATCCACTCGAAGGGGAGTGGGTAGAGAAAGGACAGATTTACACCCGGTGGGAATCATTCGCGCTAGATGCAACGACCTTTGAGCATAAGGGTATCCGCTATCTGGTCTGGGCGCAGAAAGATCCTGATATTGTGGGCAACTCCAACCTGTACATTGCCGAAATGGAAAACCCATGGACGCTACGCGGCGAACAGGTCATGATCTCAACGCCAGAGTACGATTGGGAAATCATCGGCTTTAAGGTTAATGAAGGAGCAGCCGTGATGCACCGAAATGGGCGATTGTTTATCGGCTACTCGGCCAGTGCGACCGATTACAACTATTGTATGGGTCTGCTCACCGCAGATGAAAATGCCGACTTGCTTGATCCGGCGAGTTGGGTAAAATCACCGGAGCCGGTGTTCCAGACTTGTGAAGCGAACGGCCAATACGGTCCGGGCCATAACAGCTTTACGGTGTCACCGGATGGCAAGACCGATATTCTGATTTATCATGCGCGCAATTACAAAGACATCGAGGGTGATCCCTTGTATGATCCGAACCGTCACGCCCGTGCTCAAGTGATTCATTGGCGTGAAGATGGCACACCTGATTTCGGTGTTCCAGTTCCAGATGGAAAAGCAGCAGCAGAAGCAAAATAAGATGTAGTGAAACCTTATATCCAAGAGCCCTTAGTTAGCGAGTGATGCTGATTAAGGGCTCTTCTGTATGTGAACGATAAGGAATAGTGGTCTACATATTGATGTCTTGGATATAAAACAAAGCAACCACAACGATGATTTTTGCGTATGAGAAAGATACGGATTACGATACACAACCTA belongs to Paenibacillus sp. FSL H8-0079 and includes:
- a CDS encoding family 43 glycosylhydrolase, translated to MTDSITFTNPILEQRADPWVYRHTDGYYYFSASVPAFDRIEIRRAETLEALRDAEPVTAWTKRDTGPMSANIWAPEIHFIDGKWYIHYAAAHTSETNEGLFDHRMYVLENDSANPLEGEWVEKGQIYTRWESFALDATTFEHKGIRYLVWAQKDPDIVGNSNLYIAEMENPWTLRGEQVMISTPEYDWEIIGFKVNEGAAVMHRNGRLFIGYSASATDYNYCMGLLTADENADLLDPASWVKSPEPVFQTCEANGQYGPGHNSFTVSPDGKTDILIYHARNYKDIEGDPLYDPNRHARAQVIHWREDGTPDFGVPVPDGKAAAEAK